A part of Brassica rapa cultivar Chiifu-401-42 chromosome A05, CAAS_Brap_v3.01, whole genome shotgun sequence genomic DNA contains:
- the LOC103868952 gene encoding uncharacterized protein LOC103868952, with the protein MPFMMKIQPIDIDSPAVRETAARPVLKSRLKRLFDRPFTNVLRNATSEKPSHGGEVQCGGGAAVTEFEPSSVCLAKMVQNFIEETNEKQAKCGRNRCNCFNGNNDDSSSDDDFDLFGGSTESFIGDASDHIKSLVTCVSLAERNLLADAAKIVDKNRSVKRKEDLRKLLNEGLLSLHYDSSLCKSKWEKSPSFPAGEYEYIDVIVGEERLLIDVDFRSEFDIARQTSGYKALLQSLPFIFVGKSDRLTQIVSLISEAAKQSLKKRGMHLPPWRKAEYMRSKWMSSYTRASVVASGNAEEPPATVAAAEPELDDCAELELVFEEKSLSPGVINSSSSPFPSVYGGDDDVAVEREVKVTGLASLFKERP; encoded by the exons ATGCCGTTTATGATGAAGATCCAGCCGATTGATATCGATTCACCCGCCGTAAGAGAGACGGCAGCTCGACCGGTGCTCAAATCTCGCCTCAAGCGTTTGTTTGACCGGCCGTTCACAAACGTGCTGAGAAACGCAACCTCCGAGAAACCATCACACGGTGGCGAAGTTCAATGCGGAGGAGGAGCGGCGGTGACGGAGTTCGAGCCGAGCTCCGTTTGCTTAGCGAAGATGGTTCAGAACTTCATAGAGGAAACGAACGAGAAGCAAGCCAAATGTGGACGCAACCGATGCAACTGCTTCAACGGAAACAACGACGATAGCTCCTCCGACGATGATTTTGATCTCTTCGGTGGTTCAACTGAGTCTTTCATCGGCGACGCCTCTGATCATATCAAG AGTTTGGTCACATGCGTGAGCCTCGCGGAGAGGAACCTCTTAGCCGACGCGGCGAAGATCGTTGATAAGAACAGATCAGTCAAACGAAAAGAGGATCTGAGGAAGCTCCTCAACGAAGGACTCTTATCTCTTCACTACGATTCTTCACTCTGCAAATCCAAATGGGAGAAATCTCCATCATTCCCAGCTg GTGAATACGAGTACATAGATGTGATTGTTGGAGAAGAACGGTTGTTAATCGACGTTGATTTCCGATCAGAGTTCGATATCGCGAGGCAGACGAGTGGTTACAAGGCGTTGCTTCAATCTCTACCCTTCATCTTCGTCGGCAAATCCGATCGATTAACTCAGATCGTCTCGTTGATCTCCGAGGCGGCGAAAcaaagcttgaagaagagagggatgcATTTGCCTCCGTGGAGGAAAGCGGAGTACATGCGATCTAAGTGGATGTCCTCTTACACCAGAGCCTCCGTCGTTGCTTCTGGAAACGCTGAAGAGCCGCCTGCTACGGTGGCCGCGGCTGAGCCGGAGCTTGATGATTGTGCAGAGCTTGAGCTGGTTTTCGAGGAGAAATCTTTATCTCCGGGAGTTATTAATTCTTCCTCCTCTCCTTTTCCGTCTGTTTACGGCGGTGATGATGATGTGGCGGTGGAGAGAGAAGTGAAGGTCACCGGCTTAGCTTCTTTGTTCAAGGAAAGGccttaa